In the Paenibacillus pabuli genome, one interval contains:
- the mtnK gene encoding S-methyl-5-thioribose kinase, which translates to MSQYHPLTPQEAIELAKTLPGPFTADANLECREIGDGNLNLVFHITDQDSDKSIIIKQALPYAKVVGESWPLSLVRARIEREILQEEYRLCPGMVPEVYHYDDDLALTVMEDLSDHVIMRKGLIEGVTYPLFAQHIGEFMARTLFFTSDLGMNQQLKKEKQGRFVNPDQCKITEDLIFDEPYRFAEKNNYDASIEDEADALRTDGALHLEVALLREKFLTHGQALLHGDLHTGSIFVTPESTKVIDPEFAFYGPMGFDVGAVLANLLLNYASLPGWIQNETALSQRETLLLDMVRDVWNEFEARFRALWVTDLVDPMAKAPGYEDLYVQQLFRDSIGFAGAKMVRRIVGLAHVADIDTIQDAAERERAQRKALAIGKTLIKNNRRLNTIGEVLDLVSTAISSIKV; encoded by the coding sequence TTGTCTCAATATCACCCTTTAACCCCCCAGGAAGCAATCGAACTGGCCAAAACCTTACCGGGTCCATTTACGGCAGATGCGAACCTGGAATGTCGTGAGATCGGAGACGGTAATCTTAATTTGGTTTTCCATATCACGGATCAGGACTCCGATAAAAGTATCATTATCAAACAGGCCCTTCCTTATGCGAAAGTGGTTGGTGAATCTTGGCCTCTGTCTCTGGTACGTGCCCGAATTGAACGCGAAATTCTTCAGGAAGAGTATCGCCTATGCCCGGGGATGGTGCCAGAAGTGTATCACTATGATGACGATCTCGCATTGACGGTTATGGAAGATCTCAGTGATCATGTGATCATGCGTAAAGGCCTTATTGAAGGTGTTACTTACCCTCTCTTCGCACAGCATATTGGAGAATTCATGGCAAGAACGCTATTCTTCACATCCGATCTCGGCATGAATCAACAGTTGAAAAAGGAAAAACAAGGCCGATTTGTTAATCCGGATCAGTGTAAAATAACGGAAGATCTGATCTTTGATGAGCCTTATCGGTTCGCTGAAAAAAATAATTATGATGCATCGATTGAGGATGAAGCTGATGCTCTTCGTACAGATGGAGCACTCCACCTTGAGGTAGCTTTGCTACGGGAAAAATTTCTGACTCATGGACAAGCCTTGCTTCATGGAGACCTGCATACGGGAAGTATTTTTGTCACACCAGAATCCACAAAGGTTATTGATCCCGAGTTTGCCTTTTATGGCCCTATGGGATTTGACGTGGGTGCCGTACTCGCCAACCTTCTTTTGAACTACGCTTCTTTGCCAGGCTGGATTCAGAATGAAACTGCCCTGAGTCAGCGTGAGACACTTTTGCTGGACATGGTTCGAGATGTGTGGAATGAATTTGAAGCCCGTTTCCGTGCGCTATGGGTTACTGATCTTGTTGATCCGATGGCCAAAGCGCCAGGATATGAAGATCTGTATGTCCAACAACTATTCAGAGATTCGATCGGCTTCGCTGGTGCCAAAATGGTCCGTCGAATCGTTGGCCTTGCCCATGTAGCAGATATTGATACGATTCAGGATGCTGCTGAACGTGAACGTGCTCAGCGTAAAGCACTTGCTATCGGTAAAACGTTAATCAAGAACAATCGTCGCCTGAATACCATTGGTGAAGTGCTGGACCTTGTGTCCACGGCCATTTCCTCAATCAAAGTTTAA
- a CDS encoding DUF1802 family protein: protein MLGTTIPALKEWASAIKALENGRQILVMRKGGIVEETRHFELKSPAFYLYPTYEHQRKELIKSSDHSYVEESLAEWVPEASTIRITAYAEVAQDLEIRDQEMLDRLHDFHMWTSDFAEDRLKWKRKDPLHVLILRVYRLNEPMEIPVLPEYNGCRSWISIPNGPVPREMTPVVDVADFDEQVQKINDMLKI, encoded by the coding sequence ATGTTAGGCACAACGATACCGGCATTAAAAGAGTGGGCTTCTGCAATTAAAGCGCTGGAAAACGGTCGCCAGATTCTGGTGATGCGCAAAGGCGGAATTGTAGAGGAAACCAGACATTTTGAGCTGAAAAGTCCGGCATTTTATCTGTATCCGACTTATGAACATCAGCGTAAAGAACTGATTAAGTCCTCAGATCATTCGTATGTTGAAGAATCACTGGCCGAATGGGTGCCCGAAGCTTCAACAATCCGCATCACTGCATATGCCGAAGTAGCGCAGGATCTGGAGATCAGAGATCAGGAAATGCTGGACCGACTTCATGACTTTCATATGTGGACATCGGATTTTGCCGAAGACCGCTTAAAGTGGAAACGAAAAGATCCTTTACATGTATTGATACTCCGTGTGTACCGTTTGAACGAACCGATGGAAATACCGGTGCTGCCCGAATATAATGGGTGCCGTTCATGGATTTCCATTCCGAATGGTCCGGTGCCGCGCGAAATGACGCCGGTGGTGGATGTTGCGGATTTTGACGAACAGGTACAGAAGATTAACGATATGCTCAAAATATGA
- a CDS encoding Dps family protein, which translates to MATKNKTDQAKSVEQVLNRQVANLNVLYVKIHNYHWYVKGPNFFTLHVKFEEFYNEVTVQMDEIAERILTLKGSPVATMKEYLELSSIQEAAGGEDAKTMVQNLIEDFATLSNEYQEGIEVAEAAEDQPTSDMLTGFKADLEKHMWMLRSFLG; encoded by the coding sequence ATGGCTACAAAAAACAAAACAGATCAAGCGAAATCCGTAGAACAAGTACTTAATCGTCAGGTAGCTAACCTGAACGTCCTGTACGTCAAAATCCATAACTATCACTGGTATGTAAAAGGACCAAACTTTTTCACACTGCATGTGAAATTTGAAGAGTTCTATAATGAAGTTACTGTTCAAATGGATGAAATCGCTGAGCGTATTCTCACGCTTAAAGGCAGTCCGGTAGCTACAATGAAAGAGTATCTGGAACTCTCTTCCATCCAGGAAGCTGCAGGTGGCGAAGATGCGAAAACAATGGTGCAAAACCTGATTGAGGACTTTGCTACGTTGTCCAATGAATACCAGGAAGGTATTGAGGTGGCGGAAGCTGCCGAAGACCAACCGACATCCGACATGCTGACCGGTTTCAAGGCCGATCTTGAGAAACACATGTGGATGCTGCGTTCTTTCCTGGGTTAA